The Ziziphus jujuba cultivar Dongzao chromosome 7, ASM3175591v1 genome includes a region encoding these proteins:
- the LOC107406891 gene encoding pectinesterase inhibitor 9, whose translation MAKLSICMLLMTFLFSTLCIFSSSVTATFPRSPRRSRLQAYIEASCQTTLYPALCVHSLSTYIGSNTTIQNPKQLAQVALKASLNRALYTRAYLKKVANELKAIKAKEYQTVKDCLEQINDSVDQLSQSIKELRRLDGKEQQGAGGGGDDLFWHISNVETWVSAALTDASSCVDEFPGQRMSKLKATVKGKVLNVAQLTSNALALFRRFASRYQAKKP comes from the coding sequence ATGGCAAAACTTAGCATTTGCATGCTTCTCATGACATTTTTATTCTCCACCTTGTGCATTTTTTCAAGCTCGGTTACAGCTACCTTTCCAAGATCACCGAGACGTTCCCGGCTCCAAGCCTACATAGAGGCATCGTGCCAGACCACCCTGTATCCGGCTCTATGCGTTCACAGCCTCTCCACCTACATCGGCTCCAACACCACCATACAAAACCCAAAGCAACTGGCTCAAGTGGCCTTGAAGGCCAGCCTGAACAGGGCTCTGTACACAAGGGCGTACCTGAAGAAAGTGGCTAATGAACTCAAGGCAATCAAAGCCAAAGAATACCAGACGGTGAAAGACTGCTTGGAACAGATAAACGACAGTGTGGACCAGCTCAGCCAGTCTATCAAGGAGCTTCGTCGTTTGGACGGAAAAGAACAACAAGGTGCGGGTGGCGGCGGCGATGATTTGTTCTGGCACATAAGCAACGTGGAGACGTGGGTTAGCGCGGCGTTGACCGATGCGAGCAGTTGTGTGGATGAGTTCCCAGGTCAAAGGATGAGCAAGTTGAAGGCCACCGTCAAAGGGAAAGTCCTCAATGTGGCTCAGCTTACTAGCAACGCCTTAGCTTTGTTCCGCCGGTTCGCTTCCAGGTATCAGGCCAAGAAGCCGTGA